Genomic DNA from Candidatus Eisenbacteria bacterium:
GGGTTTCGCGCGGAAGAGGCGCGTCGCGGGGCCGCGTGCTGCGACGCCATCCCCGAGGCGTCACTCGAGGAGCGAGTTCGGCGGGCGCTGACTCATCTCGCACCGAATTGCCGGCGCCAGAGCGCGCCAACGGCGAGCAGTTCTGCATGATGCCGGTGCGCGCGACTCCGAGAGCCTGTCGCACGAGGCGTGACGGCGACGGCTCGCCGCGCCGACATCGCCCGCCTGCGTCGCGCAGGAGTGACTTGCTACGACTGCGGCAGCATCAGGCGCTCGATCAGCGCGCGCCGCGCGGGATGACGCTCGAGCAGCGCGGCGGGATCTGCGGGCTCCTCGTAGTCGGCGAACTCGAATCCGGGCGTGACCACCACACCCAGCAATCCCCAGGCACCGCCGGGTTCGAGCACGCTCCCCTGCCAGCTTCCGGCCGGCACCACGCACTGCGTGCGCTGGCCGCGATCGAGTGCGGTGCCGAGCACGACTTCCTCATCACTGCCGTCGGGGTGAAGCAGCAGCACGCGCACCGGATCACCGTCGTGAAAGAAATACAGTTCGTCGGCCGGCAGTCGATGCACCCGAGAGCAGGTTTCCGGCGTGAGCAGGTAGTGGATCGCGGTCGCGAAGCTGCGCTCGTGCTGGAATCGAGCCGGCAACGCGGCGGCGGCCACGCGCTCACTCGATCGATGGGTCTCGCGGTACCAGCCGCCCTCGCGCGGCAGCGGCACGAGCCCGAGCGCGCGAATCATCGCGTCCGCGTCGAGCCGCTCCTGCTCCATCACCCGCGAGGCGCGAGTTCGCCGAGTGCTTCGAGCAGCACCTCGACCGCCTCGTCACCGGCACGACGCTGCGACTCCTGCGTCGAGGCGCCGAGATGAGGCGTTGCCATCACGTTCGGGAGCGTGAGCAACGCGTGCTCGCCCGGAGGCTCGACTGCGAAGACGTCCAGCAGCGCCCCGCGCAGTCGCCCGTTGACGAGCGTGTCGTAGAGCGCTTCCTCGTCGACGATGCCGCCGCGCGATGCGTTCACGAGCACGGCGTCTTTCTTCATGAGGCCCAGCTCGCGCGCGCCGATCGCACCGCGCGTTCCGGGAGCGAGCGGCAGATGCA
This window encodes:
- a CDS encoding cupin domain-containing protein, whose protein sequence is MIRALGLVPLPREGGWYRETHRSSERVAAAALPARFQHERSFATAIHYLLTPETCSRVHRLPADELYFFHDGDPVRVLLLHPDGSDEEVVLGTALDRGQRTQCVVPAGSWQGSVLEPGGAWGLLGVVVTPGFEFADYEEPADPAALLERHPARRALIERLMLPQS